The following proteins are co-located in the Calliphora vicina chromosome 2, idCalVici1.1, whole genome shotgun sequence genome:
- the lilli gene encoding AF4/FMR2 family member lilli isoform X3: MDMKKISKPRMDDYEYERKQRREREKSERQQVQTSSSNREVALFSEPRRVNPSEDDDKISAKLGDYSKARDFINLYTVGISNSGHRHMPNAVLPGIVPTSSPLPNVTAGVATSASSTGSSSSSTSQRLLPPPPPQTQPQSQQPPHHYQQQQQQLRQTPYVKQADNKPPYNGRGGYPGQPVNRLSSGMAPPKGPPSGSLLPPATTHMPNGRQASSSASSVEKSYLGPPTASSSSSSATHNGRFSQPSIPKQRQKPLPPENDIKEIINHVTNTFCPPKMLTGIDATPHNTLMENYNLSDKNKHKYSFDISAKTSIVEPLDSPPRMQMPAPRFVPPLSATSVTATQMPSSKSVSNNSSSAPTSSSSTYIAPAINTTASVGHLTSSTSSSSGQSSSVISNAAITSPTVPHSPVLSRSSKETLIKPMKTEKPTPPPVEKQSSTLENDLELSDSDDDRKKQNRSTVNSSDSSPSDSSESGSDSSRSEPQQPATIPAPHQLISQQQQMTAVLPTKKKLGPASSGSIAGSGSSCSSGLGSSAPPSGGSSSSSSNKTPSPSNTTKWQLSRYFNKAPLHQTPTQDVVSPTTTSMVNSVNSMNVANLNMTITLRGGAQIIPEPPQHVANIKNESMIEDVDDDEEDVNEIEDESLRRRSRGSNKSETFPHPAFPSRKAPAGLSVTPLSPMLSDIKKEMSTPHVGMGVNQQQVPILNASEFVSIPSSQIKHEAMSIAGGHTTVTSYGGDVIEGLSNLSSDSNTSDDERLPVRGPGGTLQIPGVPAAITALPRSPPMVQKTQMLNSVTMIRLDPINSSPTTHLSRPPPPQSRAKKPRKKLKQQTCATVATDTSDEEQEDLTKRLVSPVVNVTTSGTASGVAAGPKKGRGRPRKTTPNQSGNISSASSASASAKGPTLTAKKDINKKPASTTNAAAATARRRASRLNSTNSSAQDVTSTTPTKQKQVQAPVELIQTTQVKTPVPVKEQIVTANATSDDSSSSSESSTCSISKSSSSASDSDVEETTKKPIVVTYNNSSSSDDEETKNCNASTKMSGGGEQKPVPPKRIVKKLNTRKSSLEDLSAPLTASNKPHDMSMSSSSSSSSSESSAEDFSHLPNASNLIGGSSQQPPVSVAAGSSSQHSANHQSPHKASGVFFSESSGEERSDSDSGEPRKEKKFKRDKPKSDKNKINTLTRIFKSSNEGGAKKQGQVLIVDQSEDQQQQQMHQQQKHISPALRLSQENLSAVHNSSQNTPTAQSPRLTPGGHMRSPRSLNMTPLASQVLAAGAIASHRTPDRSTTSAERKLQQRIKTPTRTPTRTPPTTRTPTPTPAVAAAAALHHLNPFPLQSSTNPSHLHQQHLALLQPPPPTSLICKIDLSRLLNVPIDWHTNTYRLYGHAPGHQQNHLTPSAGRTPKYDYETILNADLQSCNNQMRLKSTSSGNFSGGGSGSATPRSTGNRTPIQIASTISSASERELSHSRENLHEFAKENGNSGRLSSRSTDSSICGGGSTPKEHLLPPNGYSSAASMIRGYNSPNASIGGVKLLTGVKHEQIIKHEPDSEYSCNETKFKSDSSTDPALIKQELFILKQDYKPSDLSEKSSLCSPNDLPLDPKPRRKRSTSSSSSPYKEKKRKKEKDSSTTVSIEKDKIIIGSDDIVKEKEIVNDSLKSAKESTTMDDCLTSPNEQQQTQKDQSILDQQFPPTNHDRLLMENKLQQQQSTDKSNSLNNNNNSNKVTNNVSNTASPAHLQITNNHSTTVASTNMPPPANVGLIPTVTQTPPQGVACTKNDHVSGPATSMPSVASSSSSPAAFPTASNSTAPTTTVEAVAGSASTTQPQVIYRSYFERDDDALSDEFRFVAESFIEYSNSSTYSSNNNNTTNSSVTAKFQNLLQIKDGKFLQEAVHRKHAADREQNTFNQVTLYLEAVVYFLLSGAAMEQHSRSEDAAWTMYKDTLSLIKFISSKFRHLQVSSANQHETHNKVAILSLRCQSLISLKLFKLKRNFCRQINTICSDFFKSGKGDIINGNTPSSISPSNSGSGSNTPPGKIVPQDIHSALCQQNQYFAYLSSSHELWDQADRLVRQGNHTDFFIALDHENGPLTLHSNVYEVFRYVQAGLKKLKDEMLIQ; encoded by the exons CATGGATGACTATGAATATGAGAGGAAACAAAGAAGAGAACGTGAAAAATCTGAAAGGCAACAAGTTCAAACATCGTCATCAAATCGGGAGGTAGCACTATTTTCTGAACCTCGTCGTGTAAATCCATCCGAAGATGATGATAAAATTTCAGCAAAATTGGGTGACTATTCCAAGGCTAGGGATTTTATTAATCTATATACAGTGGGCATATCGAATTCTGGCCATAGACATATGCCTAATGCAGTTTTACCAGGTATAGTGCCAACGAGTTCTCCGCTACCAAATGTTACTGCTGGTGTGGCAACATCGGCGTCTTCAACTGGTTCCTCCTCATCATCAACATCGCAGCGTTTGCTTCCACCTCCGCCACCGCAAACTCAACCACAATCACAGCAGCCGCCACATCACtatcaacagcaacagcaacaattaCGACAAACGCCTTATGTTAAACAGGCTGATAATAAACCGCCTTATAATGGTCGAGGAGGATATCCAGGTCAACCAGTAAATCGTTTAAGTAGTGGAATGGCACCGCCTAAGGGACCTCCATCCGGCTCATTACTGCCACCCGCCACAACACATATGCCAAATGGGCGCCAAGCATCGTCGTCGGCCTCTTCTGTTGAAAAATCATATCTAGGACCACCTACAGCATCTTCCTCTTCGTCATCGGCGACCCATAATGGTCGCTTTTCACAACCATCAATACCAAAACAACGCCAAAAACCATTACCACCAGAG aacgaCATCAAAGAAATAATTAATCATGTTACCAATACATTTTGTCCACCAAAGATGTTAACTGGCATTGATGCAACACCGCACAACACTTTAATGGAGAATTATAATCTCAGCGATAAGAATAAACACAAGTATTCCTTTGATATTTCAGCCAAAACAAGTATCGTGGAACCTTTGGATTCTCCGCCTCGTATGCAAATGCCAGCACCTAGATTTGTGCCTCCTTTATCAGCTACATCAGTAACAGCAACACAGATGCCTTCTTCTAAATCAGTCTCCAATAACTCCTCCTCCGCCCCCACCTCATCCTCTTCCACTTATATAGCCCCTGCAATCAACACCACCGCTTCTGTCGGTCATCTTACATCATCTACCTCTTCCTCCTCTGGGCAGTCTTCGTCGGTAATAAGCAATGCTGCCATAACATCACCTACAGTGCCACATTCTCCAGTCTTATCACGATCGTCGAAAGAGACACTGATAAAACCAATGAAAACGGAAAAGCCAACTCCACCGCCAGTAGAGAAACAGAGTTCAACTCTAGAAAATGATTTAGAACTCTCTGACTCGGACGATGATCGCAAGAAACAGAATCGTTCCACAGTGAACTCAAGTGACAGTTCACCTTCAGATTCAAGTGAATCGGGAAGTGACTCTTCAAGGAGTGAACCACAGCAACCAGCTACAATACCCGCCCCCCATCAGCTCATCAGCCAGCAACAACAAATGACTGCGGTATTACCAACCAAAAAGAAATTAGGACCAGCCTCGTCGGGTTCTATAGCTGGTAGCGGTAGTAGTTGTAGCTCGGGGTTAGGCTCTTCGGCACCTCCTTCAGGAGGTTCTTCATCGTCGTCCTCCAATAAGACACCTTCACCTTCGAATACTACCAAATGGCAGCTAAGCAGATACTTCAATAAGGCTCCATTACATCAAACGCCCACACAAGACGTAGTATCTCCAACCACTACTTCAATGGTAAATTCCGTGAATTCTATGAATGTTGCCAATCTCAATATGACTATTACACTTCGAGGAGGAGCTCAAATTATACCCGAACCGCCCCAGCATGTGGCGAATATTAAAAACGAATCGATGATAGAAGATGTAGATGACGATGAAGAAGATGTTAACGAGATCGAAGATGAAAGCCTACGTAGAAGAAGTAGAGGTTCCAATAAAAGCGAAACATTCCCCCATCCGGCTTTTCCATCGCGGAAAGCACCAGCTGGTCTCTCAGTAACACCTCTTTCTCCTATGTTGAGCGATATTAAGAAAGAAATGTCTACGCCTCATGTAGGTATGGGAGTCAACCAACAACAAGTGCCCATTTTAAATGCCTCCGAATTTGTATCGATACCTTCGTCGCAGATAAAACACGAGGCGATGTCCATAGCTGGAGGTCATACTACTGTTACTTCATATGGCGGCGACGTAATAGAAGGTTTGTCAAATCTTTCCTCCGATTCGAATACAAGCGATGACGAACGATTGCCCGTTAGGGGACCCGGGGGTACACTACAAATTCCTGGTGTTCCAGCAGCTATAACAGCTTTGCCTCGCTCCCCACCCATGGTGCAAAAGACTCAAATGTTAAACTCTGTTACAATGATACGGTTAGATCCTATTAATTCCTCTCCAACTACACATTTAAGTCGACCACCTCCTCCACAATCACGAGCTAAAAAACctagaaaaaaactgaaacaacaAACTTGTGCTACGGTAGCAACTGATACCAGTGATGAGGAACAAGAGGACTTAACAAAACGTTTAGTTAGTCCGGTAGTTAATGTCACAACGAGTGGAACTGCAAGTGGAGTTGCGGCTGGTCCAAAAAAAGGTCGAGGAAGACCACGTAAAACTACCCCTAACCAAAGTGGAAACATAAGTTCTGCATCTTCAGCCTCGGCTTCTGCCAAAGGACCAACGTTAACCGCCAAAAAGGATATCAATAAAAAACCCGCCTCAACTACGAATGCAGCCGCAGCAACCGCTCGAAGAAGAGCTTCTAGGCTAAACTCTACAAATTCTTCTGCTCAAGATGTTACTTCTACCACACCTACTAAACAAAAGCAGGTGCAAGCACCTGTGGAATTAATACAAACAACACAGGTAAAAACGCCGGTTCCCGTTAAGGAACAAATAGTTACTGCAAACGCAACTAGTGATGATTCTTCTTCGTCAAGTGAGTCCTCAACGTGTTCTATATCAAAATCCTCCTCATCAGCTTCAGATTCGGATGTAGAAGAAACAACCAAAAAACCAATTGTAGTAACTTATAATAACTCGTCATCATCGGATgatgaagaaacaaaaaattgcaatgCAAGTACTAAGATGTCGGGCGGTGGAGAACAGAAGCCTGTACCACCCAAACGAATAGTAAAAAAGCTGAATACCCGAAAATCGTCGCTTGAAGATTTATCAGCTCCATTGACAGCCTCCAATAAGCCTCATGATATGTCAATGTCCTCTTCGTCTTCATCGTCATCATCTGAATCATCTGCAGAAGATTTCAGCCACCTTCCTAATGCCTCAAATTTAATTGGAGGATCATCACAACAGCCTCCTGTATCTGTTGCTGCTGGTAGTTCTTCTCAACATTCGGCAAATCATCAATCACCGCATAAAGCGTCTGGTGTCTTTTTTTCAGAATCGAGTGGTGAGGAACGTTCGGATTCAGATTCAGGAGAGCCTCGAAAAGAAAAG aaatTTAAACGTGATAAAccaaaaagtgataaaaataaaataaatacgcTGACCCGTATTTTTAAATCATCGAATGAGGGAGGTGCTAAAAAACAGGGTCAAGTTCTTATAGTTGACCAATCTGAAgatcaacagcaacagcaaatgCACCAACAGCAAAAGCATATATCTCCAGCTTTAAGACTATCTCAAGAAAATCTGTCCGCAGTACACAATTCCTCACAAAATACTCCAACTGCACAATCTCCACGTTTAACACCTGGTGGTCATATGAGATCACCACGTTCCTTGAACATGACACCTCTTGCGTCTCAGGTTTTAGCAGCTGGTGCAATTGCGTCACATCGTACACCGGATCGTAGTACAACGAGTGCCGAAAGGAAATTGCAACAACGTATAAAGACACCGACTAGAACGCCAACTCGCACACCACCCACCACAAGGACGCCAACTCCGACACCTGCTGTTGCGGCTGCAGCTGCTTTACACCATCTAAATCCATTTCCCTTGCAATCATCGACGAACCCATCTCATCTTCATCAACAACATTTAGCTCTGCTACAACCTCCGCCGCCTACTTCCTTAATATGTAAAATTGATCTCTCTAGATTGTTGAATGTACCCATCGATTGGCATACAAACACTTATCGTTTGTATGGTCATGCTCCTGGCCATCAACAAAACCATTTAACACCTAGCGCTGGACGCACTCCAAAATATGATTATGAAACAATACTCAACGCTGACCTGCAATCTTGCAACAACCAAATGCGCCTGAAATCCACCTCAAGTGGCAACTTTAGTGGTGGTGGCAGTGGTAGTGCGACACCTAGAAGTACTGGCAATCGCACACCCATACAAATTGCCTCCACTATATCATCGGCCTCCGAAAGAGAACTATCTCATTCAAGAGAAAATCTCCACGAATTTGCCAAAGAAAATGGCAATTCTGGTCGCTTGAGTAGTCGTTCAACGGATAGTAGTATATGTGGTGGTGGTTCGACTCCTAAGGAACATTTGCTTCCACCCAATGGTTATAGTTCAGCCGCATCAATGATAAGAGGTTATAATTCCCCCAATGCTTCAATTGGTGGTGTAAAGCTGTTGACCGGTGTTAAACatgaacaaattataaaacatgAACCTGATTCGGAATATTCCTGCAatgaaactaaatttaaaagtgACTCTTCTACAGATCCTGCTCTCATAAAGCAAGAACTCTTTATACTCAAGCAAGATTATAAACCCAGTGATTTGTCAGAAAAATCATCACTATGCTCACCTAACGACTTACCTTTGGATCCCAAACCTCGGCGCAAACGCAGCACCAGCTCTAGTTCCAGtccttataaagaaaaaaagcggAAAAAGGAAAAAGATTCAAGTACGACTGTTTCAATAGAAAAAGATAAAATTATTATCGGTAGTGAtgatattgttaaagaaaaggAAATTGTGAATGATTCTTTAAAGTCCGCAAAGGAATCCACTACGATGGATGATTGTTTAACAAGTCCAAATGAACAGCAACAAACACAG aagGATCAATCGATTTTGGATCAACAATTTCCGCCTACAAATCATGATCGGTTATTAATGGAGAATAAACTTCAACAACAGCAAAGCACGGATAAATCAAATAGtcttaataacaacaacaacagcaacaaagtAACAAATAATGTCTCAAACACTGCCAGTCCTGCGCATTTACAAATTACAAACAACCATTCAACCACAGTCGCCTCAACCAATATGCCGCCACCAGCCAATGTAGGACTGATACCAACTGTTACACAAACTCCTCCACAAGGAGTTGCATGCACAAAGAACGATCATGTCTCAGGGCCTGCAACATCTATGCCTTCAGTAGCTTCGTCATCATCGTCGCCCGCAGCATTTCCAACAGCATCAAATTCAACTGCACCAACAACAACAGTGGAAGCGGTGGCAGGATCAGCTTCAACCACTCAACCTCAAGTTATCTACCGTTCCTATTTCGAACGTGATGATGACGCTTTGAGTGATGAATTCAGGTTTGTTGCGGAATCATTTATTGAATATTCGAACTCCTCTACCTACTcctccaacaacaacaacactaccAACTCCTCCGTTACggccaaatttcaaaatttattgcaaat CAAAGATGGCAAGTTTTTGCAAGAGGCTGTTCATCGCAAGCATGCGGCAGATCGCGAGCAGAACACTTTCAATCAAGTAACTTTATATTTAGAGGCTG